The following proteins come from a genomic window of Rhodospirillales bacterium:
- a CDS encoding efflux RND transporter permease subunit, with protein sequence MTFSHFFIDRPIFAAVVSIFITLIGGVAFFTLPVAQYPEIAPPSVVVRAQYSGASAETVAQTIATPLEQEINGVDNMLYMTSQSTSNGRLMLTVTFALGTDLDEAQVLVQNRVALAVPRLPQEVRNVGVSVAKQSPDLLMVIHLSSPDGSRDQLYLTNYATLSVKDILARIDGVGNVTVFGARDYSMRIWLDPEKMAARKLTAGDVVTALREQNVQVASGVINQPPVPSPGAFQLNVETQGRLTDVEQFGDIIVKADAKGRVTRVRDIARVELGAQDYESNGYLDERVAVPMGIFQRPGSNALETADRLTATMERLSQSFPPGLRYDIVYNPTQFIAESVREVFVTIFEAVALVVVVIVLFLQTWRASIVPIVAIPVSLIGTFAVLSALGFSLNNLSLFGLVLAIGIVVDDAIVVVENVERNLREGLSPKDAAHRTMDEVGGALIAIALVLSSVFIPAAFIGGISGQFFRQFAVTVATSTIISLVVSLTLSPALCALLFKSHNETPHDRGSPLTRPFRAFFRGFNRGFDRLASGYGGMTRRLVRIPVIMLLIYAGLVGLTGWQFTMAPTGFIPQQDQGYLIAVIQLPPGASLDRTDEVMLRAARTALAVDGVAHVVPISGLEGSTFTNAPNAGVIFTILDPFEERAEAGLSADKTREALNARLQGIQEAFILVIAPPSVRGIGSTGGFKMMVEDTRGRDLKALEAAVQDLVAAANQTPGLANVFTLFNTRTPKVYADIDRVRAEILEVSADDVFETLETYLGSVYVNDFNLLGRTYRVTAQADGRFRQDIDDIADYKTRNAGGEMVPIGSVASFRDITGPYRLARHNLYNAAAVQGSTTPGTSTGYALETMERLAAERLPEGYQFEWTELSYQEKQVGDTTLYVFTAAVVFVFLLLAAQYESWGLPLAVILIVPMCLLAAINGLLLRGMDVNILSQTGFIVLVGLAAKNAILIVEFAKQNEDAGLDRFEAAAQAARVRLRPILMTSLAFILGVVPLVIATGAGAEMRQSLGTTVFFGMLGVTLFGLIFTPVFYTVIRRFVPAARRDPAPDAKPRPQPAAP encoded by the coding sequence ATGACCTTCTCCCACTTTTTCATCGACCGCCCGATCTTCGCGGCGGTCGTCTCGATCTTCATCACGCTGATCGGCGGCGTCGCCTTTTTCACGCTGCCGGTCGCCCAGTACCCCGAGATTGCGCCGCCGTCGGTGGTCGTTCGCGCCCAATACTCCGGCGCGTCCGCGGAGACCGTCGCCCAAACCATTGCCACGCCGCTGGAGCAGGAGATCAACGGCGTCGACAACATGTTGTATATGACGTCCCAGTCGACCAGCAACGGACGGTTGATGTTGACCGTCACCTTCGCCCTCGGCACCGATCTGGACGAAGCCCAGGTGCTGGTGCAGAACCGCGTGGCGCTCGCGGTGCCCCGGCTTCCCCAGGAGGTGCGGAACGTCGGCGTGTCCGTCGCTAAGCAGTCGCCCGACCTGCTCATGGTGATCCACCTGAGTTCGCCGGACGGGTCGCGCGATCAGCTCTACCTCACCAACTATGCGACCCTCAGCGTCAAGGACATCCTCGCCCGCATCGACGGCGTCGGCAACGTGACCGTGTTCGGGGCGCGCGACTACTCCATGCGAATCTGGCTCGATCCCGAAAAGATGGCGGCGCGCAAGCTGACTGCGGGCGACGTCGTCACGGCGCTCCGGGAGCAGAACGTGCAGGTGGCGTCCGGCGTCATCAACCAGCCCCCCGTGCCGTCGCCCGGCGCCTTCCAACTCAACGTCGAGACCCAGGGCCGCTTGACCGACGTGGAGCAGTTCGGCGACATCATCGTCAAGGCCGACGCGAAGGGCCGCGTGACCCGGGTGCGCGACATCGCGCGGGTGGAACTCGGGGCCCAGGACTACGAGTCCAACGGCTATCTGGACGAGCGGGTCGCGGTGCCCATGGGCATCTTCCAGCGCCCGGGATCGAACGCGCTGGAGACCGCAGACCGGCTGACGGCGACCATGGAGCGGCTGTCCCAGTCGTTTCCGCCCGGCCTCCGCTACGATATCGTCTACAACCCCACGCAGTTCATCGCCGAGTCCGTGCGCGAGGTCTTCGTCACGATCTTCGAGGCGGTCGCCCTGGTGGTGGTCGTCATCGTGCTGTTCCTGCAGACCTGGCGCGCCTCGATCGTCCCCATCGTCGCCATCCCGGTGTCGCTGATCGGCACCTTTGCAGTGCTCTCTGCGCTCGGCTTCTCGCTCAACAACCTGTCGCTGTTCGGACTGGTGCTGGCGATCGGCATCGTCGTCGATGACGCCATCGTCGTGGTGGAGAATGTGGAGCGCAATCTGCGGGAGGGGCTGTCGCCGAAGGACGCGGCGCACCGGACCATGGACGAGGTGGGCGGCGCGCTAATCGCCATCGCGCTGGTGCTCTCGTCCGTGTTCATTCCGGCGGCGTTCATCGGCGGCATCTCCGGGCAGTTCTTCCGTCAGTTCGCGGTGACTGTGGCCACATCGACGATCATCTCCCTGGTGGTGTCGCTGACCTTGAGCCCGGCGCTCTGCGCACTGCTGTTCAAGTCCCATAATGAAACGCCGCACGACCGCGGCTCGCCCCTGACCCGCCCGTTCCGCGCCTTCTTTCGCGGGTTCAACCGCGGCTTTGACCGCCTCGCATCCGGGTACGGAGGCATGACCCGGCGCCTGGTGCGCATCCCCGTGATCATGCTCCTCATATACGCAGGCTTGGTCGGCTTGACCGGCTGGCAGTTTACGATGGCGCCGACCGGCTTCATCCCGCAACAGGACCAGGGCTATCTGATCGCCGTCATCCAGCTTCCGCCGGGGGCTTCGCTCGACCGCACAGACGAGGTGATGTTGCGTGCCGCGCGCACGGCCTTGGCCGTCGACGGCGTCGCCCACGTGGTGCCGATCTCCGGCCTCGAGGGCAGCACGTTCACCAACGCGCCGAATGCCGGCGTCATCTTCACGATCCTGGACCCTTTCGAAGAGCGCGCCGAGGCCGGCTTGAGCGCCGACAAAACGCGGGAGGCCCTGAACGCGCGACTCCAGGGCATCCAGGAAGCCTTCATCCTGGTCATCGCGCCACCGTCGGTGCGGGGCATCGGCTCGACCGGCGGCTTCAAGATGATGGTGGAGGATACCCGCGGCCGGGACCTCAAGGCGCTCGAGGCGGCCGTCCAGGATCTGGTCGCCGCCGCCAACCAGACGCCGGGCCTGGCAAACGTGTTCACCCTGTTCAACACCCGCACGCCCAAGGTCTACGCCGACATCGACCGGGTGCGCGCCGAGATCCTGGAGGTCTCCGCCGACGACGTGTTCGAGACCCTGGAGACCTATCTCGGCTCGGTATACGTCAACGATTTCAACCTGCTCGGCCGCACCTACCGGGTCACGGCGCAGGCCGACGGGCGGTTCCGCCAGGACATCGACGACATCGCCGACTACAAGACCCGCAACGCCGGCGGCGAGATGGTGCCGATCGGCTCGGTCGCGTCGTTCCGCGACATCACCGGCCCCTACCGCCTTGCCCGCCACAACCTCTACAACGCGGCGGCGGTGCAGGGATCGACCACACCCGGCACGTCCACGGGCTACGCCCTGGAGACCATGGAGCGCCTCGCCGCCGAGCGGCTGCCGGAGGGCTATCAGTTCGAGTGGACGGAGTTGTCGTACCAGGAAAAGCAGGTCGGCGACACGACCCTCTATGTGTTCACTGCCGCCGTGGTGTTCGTGTTCCTGCTGCTCGCGGCGCAATATGAAAGCTGGGGGCTGCCGCTGGCGGTGATCCTCATCGTCCCCATGTGCCTGCTTGCCGCCATCAACGGCTTGCTGCTGCGCGGAATGGACGTCAACATCCTCAGTCAGACCGGCTTCATCGTGCTGGTCGGGCTGGCGGCGAAGAACGCCATCCTGATCGTCGAGTTCGCCAAGCAGAACGAGGACGCCGGCCTCGACCGCTTCGAAGCCGCCGCGCAAGCCGCGCGCGTCCGTCTGCGGCCGATCCTGATGACGTCGCTGGCGTTCATTCTCGGCGTCGTGCCGCTGGTGATCGCCACGGGCGCCGGCGCCGAAATGCGCCAATCCCTCGGCACCACCGTGTTCTTCGGCATGCTGGGCGTGACCCTGTTCGGCCTGATCTTCACGCCCGTCTTCTACACCGTCATCCGCCGCTTCGTCCCCGCGGCGCGCCGGGACCCGGCGCCCGATGCCAAGCCCCGGCCGCAACCAGCCGCCCCGTGA
- a CDS encoding NAD kinase: MNTFRSVAFVASEHEEARLALARLSERYGAASPDEADVIVALGGDGFMLETLHRYMDREVPIFGMNRGSVGFLMNVFDEDGLEERLARAEPIRLNPLCMAAIDRAGTRSEALAINEVSLLRQTRFAAKLQIKVDGVMRMPEMICDGVLVATAAGSTAYNVSAHGPILPLGAHVLALTPISVFRPRHWRGAVVPHKVTIAIDVLMPELRPVSASADFTEVRDVVSVVVHEDRQTELTLLFDPEHDLEERIIKEQFLI, translated from the coding sequence ATGAACACCTTTCGATCCGTCGCCTTCGTCGCATCCGAGCACGAGGAGGCCAGGCTTGCCCTGGCGCGGCTTTCCGAGCGCTACGGTGCGGCGTCGCCCGACGAAGCGGATGTGATCGTCGCCCTCGGCGGCGACGGGTTCATGTTGGAAACGCTGCACCGCTACATGGACCGCGAGGTGCCGATCTTCGGCATGAACCGCGGCTCGGTCGGGTTCCTGATGAACGTGTTCGATGAGGATGGCCTCGAGGAGCGGCTGGCGCGAGCCGAGCCGATCCGCCTCAACCCCCTTTGCATGGCGGCAATCGACCGCGCCGGTACGCGAAGCGAGGCCTTGGCCATCAACGAGGTCTCTCTCCTTCGACAGACCCGCTTCGCCGCCAAGCTGCAGATCAAGGTGGACGGGGTAATGCGCATGCCGGAGATGATCTGCGACGGCGTGCTGGTGGCGACGGCGGCCGGGAGCACCGCCTACAACGTCTCCGCGCACGGGCCGATCCTGCCGCTCGGCGCGCACGTGCTGGCGCTGACACCGATCAGCGTGTTCCGCCCGCGGCACTGGCGGGGCGCGGTGGTGCCGCACAAGGTCACCATCGCCATCGACGTGCTGATGCCGGAACTGCGCCCGGTCAGCGCTTCCGCCGACTTCACCGAGGTGCGCGACGTGGTTTCCGTCGTCGTACACGAGGACCGGCAGACCGAACTGACCCTGTTGTTCGACCCCGAGCACGACCTCGAGGAACGCATCATCAAGGAACAGTTCCTGATATAG
- a CDS encoding alpha/beta hydrolase, with amino-acid sequence MAVAEALEEPPLQTAQRVDGATIAYHCTPGKAPGVVFLTGYMSDMTGGKALCLERFCRERGHGYVRFDYFGHGASSGAFVDGTIGRWTEDAVFVLDRLTEGPQILVGSSLGGWIMLLAALKRPERVAALLGIAAAPDFTEDLMNETLTADQKTILERDGVVPVYSPYDPEPTPVTRLIIEEGRNHLVLRDEIPLDCPVRLIHGMRDPDVPWRTALAIAERLRSADVEVTLVKDAEHRLSEPEDLDRLSTTLDTLLRQVPA; translated from the coding sequence ATGGCCGTCGCCGAAGCGCTCGAGGAACCGCCGCTGCAGACGGCGCAGCGGGTGGACGGCGCGACTATTGCTTATCACTGCACGCCCGGCAAGGCTCCGGGCGTGGTGTTCCTGACCGGCTACATGTCCGACATGACCGGCGGCAAGGCGCTCTGCCTGGAACGGTTCTGCCGGGAGCGCGGCCACGGCTACGTGCGGTTCGACTATTTCGGCCATGGCGCATCGTCCGGCGCCTTCGTCGACGGCACCATCGGCCGCTGGACGGAGGATGCCGTATTCGTCCTCGACCGTCTGACCGAGGGGCCGCAGATCCTGGTCGGCTCCAGCCTCGGCGGCTGGATCATGCTCCTCGCGGCGCTGAAGCGGCCGGAACGGGTGGCGGCGCTGCTTGGCATCGCGGCGGCGCCGGACTTTACCGAGGACCTGATGAACGAGACCCTGACCGCGGACCAGAAAACCATCCTGGAGCGGGACGGGGTGGTGCCGGTCTACAGCCCCTACGACCCGGAGCCGACGCCGGTCACCCGGCTGATCATCGAGGAGGGGCGCAATCACCTGGTGCTGCGGGACGAAATCCCGCTCGACTGCCCGGTCCGCCTCATCCACGGCATGCGCGACCCGGACGTGCCGTGGCGGACGGCGCTCGCGATCGCCGAGCGGCTCCGCAGCGCGGACGTGGAGGTGACCCTGGTCAAGGACGCAGAGCACCGGCTGTCGGAACCGGAAGACCTGGACCGGCTTTCCACCACCCTGGACACGCTGCTGAGGCAGGTCCCGGCATGA
- a CDS encoding glycosyltransferase family 4 protein, with translation MAQHDRFPTILQVLPALGAQGGVERGCVDVAAAIVRAGGRAIVASAGGPLTPVLEASGARHERLPLESKNPAAMAANAWRLAALVRRHGVDVVHARSRAPAWSAWVAARRSGCPFVTTFHGTYGAGNPMKRRYNSIMTRGRPVIAISRFIAAHIQSVYGLSERHIRIIHRGADIGAFAPERVSPERVAALAARWGLRDGAPLVLLPGRLSRWKGQAVLIEAMARVGRRDVRTVILGDHQGRVDYHRELQDLIVRHGLGEQVLIIGHCDDMPAAYRLADVVVSASIEPEAFGRVAVEAQALGRPVIATDHGGARETVIEGETGWLTPPGDAAALAAALERALALGGHERARMAETAIAHVRANFTNDVMCRKTLAIYREAAGGRRA, from the coding sequence ATGGCGCAGCACGACCGGTTTCCGACCATCCTGCAGGTGCTGCCGGCGCTCGGCGCCCAGGGCGGGGTCGAGCGCGGATGCGTCGATGTCGCCGCCGCCATCGTCCGCGCCGGCGGCCGTGCCATCGTCGCCTCGGCCGGGGGCCCCTTGACGCCAGTCCTGGAGGCGAGCGGCGCGAGGCATGAACGCCTGCCGCTCGAAAGCAAAAACCCCGCCGCAATGGCCGCCAACGCCTGGCGACTCGCGGCGCTGGTCCGCCGCCACGGAGTCGACGTCGTGCACGCCCGCTCGCGGGCTCCGGCGTGGTCTGCCTGGGTCGCGGCGCGCCGCAGCGGCTGCCCCTTCGTCACCACCTTCCACGGCACCTACGGCGCCGGTAATCCCATGAAACGCCGCTACAACAGCATCATGACCCGCGGTCGGCCGGTGATCGCCATCTCCCGGTTCATCGCCGCGCACATCCAAAGCGTTTACGGGCTTTCGGAGCGGCACATCCGCATCATCCACCGCGGCGCCGATATCGGGGCGTTCGCTCCGGAGCGGGTATCGCCCGAACGCGTCGCGGCGCTGGCGGCGCGATGGGGGCTCCGCGACGGCGCGCCGCTGGTCCTGCTCCCCGGGCGGCTGAGCCGCTGGAAAGGGCAGGCGGTGCTGATCGAGGCCATGGCGCGCGTTGGGCGCCGCGACGTGCGCACCGTCATCCTCGGCGACCACCAGGGACGCGTCGATTACCATCGCGAACTGCAGGACCTGATCGTCCGCCACGGCCTCGGCGAGCAGGTCCTGATCATCGGCCATTGTGACGACATGCCGGCGGCGTATCGCCTGGCCGACGTGGTGGTGTCGGCTTCGATCGAGCCGGAGGCGTTCGGCCGCGTCGCGGTGGAGGCGCAGGCGCTCGGACGGCCGGTCATCGCCACCGACCATGGCGGCGCACGGGAAACCGTGATCGAGGGCGAGACCGGCTGGCTCACCCCGCCGGGGGACGCCGCGGCGCTGGCGGCGGCACTGGAGCGGGCGCTGGCGTTGGGCGGCCACGAGCGGGCGCGGATGGCGGAGACGGCCATCGCCCACGTGCGGGCCAATTTCACCAATGACGTGATGTGCCGGAAGACCCTCGCCATCTACCGGGAAGCCGCGGGGGGACGGCGCGCGTGA
- a CDS encoding glycosyltransferase family 9 protein, translated as MKTESILVIKLGALGDFVQALGPCAAIRAHHRTARIVLLTTAPLVALAEQAPYFDDIWVDDRPRPAEVHRWLGLRRRLRSRSFTRVYDLQTNGRSSAYFRLFWPGPRPEWSGIARGASHPHVNPRRNAMHTLDRQAEQLRLAGIDIVPPPDLSWLKGDIGGLGIAARFVLLAPGGSAHRPGKRWPAASYAALAQTLAARDLQPVLIGTAAEADVLEEIRRRCPAAVSLAGRTSLAELVVLARHAVAAVGNDTGPMHLAAAAGCPMLVLFSRESNPAQCAPRGPAVRILRREALTELGVEEVLEAFDSVLAAAAGA; from the coding sequence GTGAAGACCGAATCGATCCTGGTCATCAAGCTCGGCGCCCTCGGCGACTTCGTGCAGGCGCTCGGGCCGTGCGCGGCGATCCGCGCGCACCACCGGACCGCCCGCATCGTGCTGCTAACCACGGCGCCGTTGGTGGCTCTTGCGGAGCAGGCGCCGTACTTCGACGACATCTGGGTCGACGACCGGCCGCGGCCGGCCGAGGTGCACCGCTGGCTCGGCTTGCGCCGGCGTCTGCGCTCGCGGTCGTTCACGCGAGTCTATGATCTGCAGACCAACGGGCGTAGCAGCGCGTACTTCCGGCTGTTCTGGCCGGGGCCACGTCCGGAGTGGTCCGGCATTGCCCGCGGCGCGTCGCACCCCCATGTCAACCCCCGCCGCAACGCCATGCACACCCTCGATCGCCAGGCCGAGCAACTGCGCCTCGCCGGCATCGACATCGTTCCGCCGCCGGATCTGTCGTGGCTCAAGGGCGACATCGGCGGGCTCGGCATCGCTGCGCGGTTCGTGCTGCTGGCGCCGGGCGGGTCCGCGCACCGGCCTGGCAAGCGTTGGCCTGCTGCGAGCTACGCCGCTCTCGCGCAAACGCTCGCCGCGCGCGACCTGCAGCCGGTGCTGATCGGCACGGCGGCCGAAGCCGACGTCCTGGAGGAGATCCGCCGGCGCTGCCCGGCTGCCGTCTCCCTGGCCGGCCGCACTAGCCTTGCGGAGCTTGTCGTGCTGGCGCGCCATGCGGTCGCCGCGGTCGGCAACGATACCGGTCCGATGCATCTGGCGGCGGCCGCCGGCTGTCCAATGCTGGTGCTGTTTTCCCGCGAGTCCAACCCCGCGCAGTGCGCGCCGCGTGGGCCGGCGGTGCGCATCCTGCGGCGCGAGGCTCTGACGGAACTGGGGGTCGAGGAGGTCCTCGAGGCGTTCGACAGCGTGCTCGCGGCGGCAGCCGGCGCTTGA
- the thrS gene encoding threonine--tRNA ligase produces the protein MIRITLPDGSVREEARPVSGADLAASIGPGLARAAMAIRVNGALKDLATVIDRDAEVAILTSRDADGLELLRHDAAHVMAQAVQELYAGTQVTIGPAIENGFYYDFARDEPFTPDDLERIETRMRDIVDRDLPIVREEWDRDEAVTYFTSIGEHYKAEIIADLPADEPISVYRQGDWLDLCRGPHLPSTGRLGKAFRLMKLAGAYWRGDSRNPMLQRIYGTVWPDDKQLTQYLHMLEEAEKRDHRRVGREMDLYHFQEEAAGSVFWHPKGWMLYRTLQGYMRDRLEAAGYVEVNTPQLVDRSLWERSGHWEKFREHMFTAEAEEKVLALKPMNCPGHVQIFRQGIKSYRDLPLRMAEFGSCHRNEPSGALHGLMRVRAFVQDDAHIFCTEAQITSETKAFCELLLGIYRDFGFEDVIVKFSDRPEKRAGSDETWDRAERALQSATDAAGLETVLNPGEGAFYGPKLEFVLRDAIGRDWQLGTLQVDFVLPERLDASYVGEDGDKHRPVMLHRAVLGSFERFIGILVEHHAGRLPLWLAPVQVVVATITSDADDYAQDVQAALAAAGVRAELDVRNEKINYKIREHSLAKVPVMAVVGAREQENRTVALRRLGGKTQEVLALDEAVATLAGEAAGPPSRPRG, from the coding sequence ATCATCCGCATCACGTTGCCCGACGGCAGCGTGCGTGAAGAGGCGCGCCCGGTGTCGGGTGCGGATCTGGCCGCCTCGATCGGCCCTGGCCTCGCCAGGGCGGCGATGGCGATCCGCGTCAATGGCGCCTTGAAGGACCTGGCGACGGTCATCGATCGTGACGCCGAGGTCGCCATCCTGACCTCCCGGGATGCCGACGGCCTGGAACTGCTCCGCCACGACGCCGCCCATGTCATGGCCCAGGCGGTGCAGGAGCTTTATGCCGGGACCCAGGTCACCATCGGCCCCGCCATCGAGAACGGCTTCTACTACGACTTCGCCCGCGACGAGCCGTTCACCCCGGACGACCTGGAGCGGATCGAGACGCGGATGCGCGACATCGTCGACCGCGACCTGCCGATCGTCCGCGAGGAGTGGGACCGCGACGAAGCGGTCACTTACTTCACGTCCATCGGCGAGCACTACAAGGCCGAGATCATCGCCGACCTTCCCGCCGACGAGCCGATCAGCGTCTACCGGCAGGGCGACTGGCTCGACCTCTGCCGCGGGCCGCACCTGCCGTCGACCGGCCGGCTCGGCAAGGCGTTCCGGCTGATGAAGCTGGCAGGCGCCTACTGGCGCGGCGATTCCCGCAATCCCATGCTGCAGCGCATCTACGGCACCGTTTGGCCCGACGACAAGCAACTCACCCAGTACCTCCACATGCTGGAGGAGGCGGAGAAGCGGGACCACCGCCGGGTCGGCAGGGAGATGGACCTCTACCATTTCCAGGAAGAGGCGGCGGGTTCCGTGTTCTGGCACCCGAAGGGCTGGATGCTCTACCGCACCCTGCAGGGCTACATGCGCGATCGCCTGGAAGCCGCCGGCTACGTCGAGGTCAACACGCCGCAACTTGTGGATCGCAGCCTGTGGGAGCGCTCGGGGCATTGGGAGAAGTTTCGCGAGCACATGTTCACCGCCGAGGCGGAGGAGAAGGTGCTGGCGCTGAAGCCCATGAACTGCCCCGGCCACGTGCAGATCTTCCGCCAGGGGATCAAGAGTTACCGCGACCTGCCGCTGCGCATGGCGGAGTTCGGCTCCTGCCACCGCAACGAGCCGTCGGGCGCCTTGCACGGGCTGATGCGGGTGCGCGCCTTCGTCCAGGACGACGCCCACATCTTCTGCACCGAGGCGCAGATCACGTCGGAAACCAAGGCGTTCTGCGAGTTGCTGCTCGGCATCTACAGGGACTTCGGGTTCGAAGACGTCATCGTCAAGTTCTCGGACCGGCCCGAAAAGCGCGCCGGGTCCGACGAGACATGGGACCGGGCGGAACGGGCGCTGCAAAGCGCGACGGACGCGGCTGGCCTCGAGACCGTGTTGAACCCGGGCGAGGGCGCCTTCTACGGGCCTAAGCTGGAGTTCGTGTTGCGAGACGCCATCGGCCGCGACTGGCAGTTGGGCACGCTGCAGGTGGACTTCGTGCTGCCCGAGCGCCTCGACGCAAGCTACGTGGGCGAGGACGGCGACAAGCACCGCCCGGTCATGCTGCATCGCGCCGTGCTGGGCTCGTTCGAGCGCTTCATCGGCATTCTCGTCGAACACCATGCCGGCCGCCTGCCGCTGTGGCTGGCGCCGGTCCAGGTCGTGGTCGCGACCATCACTTCGGACGCCGATGACTATGCCCAGGACGTGCAAGCGGCTCTGGCGGCGGCGGGGGTGCGCGCCGAACTCGACGTGCGCAATGAAAAGATCAACTACAAAATCCGCGAGCATAGTCTTGCAAAGGTTCCGGTTATGGCTGTAGTCGGCGCCCGCGAGCAGGAGAACCGCACCGTGGCGCTGCGACGTCTCGGCGGCAAAACGCAGGAAGTTCTTGCGCTCGATGAGGCTGTTGCTACACTTGCCGGTGAGGCGGCCGGCCCTCCAAGTCGGCCGCGAGGGTGA
- a CDS encoding translation initiation factor IF-3, with protein MPSNQPPSRDGPRVNEEIDNATVRVVDQNGEQLGVISVGRAISLAAESGLDLVEVAPNADPPVCKILDFGKYKYEAQKKRNEARKKQKTIEVKEIKMRPSIDEHDYQVKIRNMRRFLDDGDKVKVTIRFRGRELSHQDLGMKVLDRVRDELEELSKVEQIPKMEGRQMVMVISPR; from the coding sequence ATTCCGTCCAATCAGCCGCCGTCCCGCGATGGGCCGCGCGTCAACGAAGAGATCGACAACGCCACGGTGCGCGTCGTCGACCAGAACGGGGAGCAGTTAGGGGTGATCAGCGTCGGCCGCGCCATTTCTTTGGCGGCGGAGTCCGGCCTTGATCTGGTGGAAGTGGCGCCCAACGCCGACCCGCCGGTCTGCAAGATCCTCGATTTCGGGAAATACAAGTACGAAGCCCAGAAAAAGCGCAACGAAGCGCGCAAGAAGCAAAAGACGATCGAGGTCAAGGAAATCAAGATGCGCCCCTCGATCGACGAGCACGACTACCAGGTCAAAATTCGCAACATGCGGCGCTTCCTCGACGATGGCGACAAGGTCAAGGTGACCATCCGCTTTCGCGGGCGCGAGCTGTCGCACCAGGACCTGGGCATGAAGGTTCTCGATCGGGTCCGCGACGAACTGGAGGAACTCTCCAAGGTCGAGCAGATCCCGAAAATGGAAGGCCGCCAGATGGTGATGGTCATCTCCCCGCGCTGA
- a CDS encoding DsbA family protein, with product MVDSESAGREPVRRVIYFADPMCSWCWGFAPVIAAVHDMLGAWAPISPVMGGLRPGTINPMRDKDKAAVRHHWEAVHKETGQPFDFSLFDRDNFVYDTEPACRAVVAVRSVAPEQTLRYLHAVQRAFYAEGRDVTTAATLADIAGEFGIGAEAFADMFAAPDMAAATRADFKLTQSAGISGFPSVILQQADEFAPLTVGYRPFALLQPHLQAWMNAASAS from the coding sequence ATGGTCGACAGTGAGTCCGCTGGGCGGGAGCCGGTGCGTCGGGTGATCTACTTCGCGGACCCGATGTGCTCGTGGTGCTGGGGCTTCGCGCCGGTCATCGCCGCCGTCCATGACATGCTCGGCGCCTGGGCGCCGATCAGCCCCGTCATGGGCGGGCTCCGACCCGGCACCATCAATCCGATGCGCGACAAGGACAAGGCCGCCGTGCGCCACCATTGGGAGGCTGTCCACAAGGAGACCGGCCAGCCGTTCGACTTCTCGTTGTTCGATCGCGACAACTTCGTCTACGACACCGAACCGGCATGCCGGGCGGTGGTCGCCGTGCGCAGCGTGGCGCCCGAGCAGACTTTGCGCTACCTGCACGCGGTACAGCGGGCGTTCTACGCCGAGGGCCGCGATGTCACGACGGCCGCCACCCTCGCGGACATCGCCGGCGAATTCGGCATCGGCGCCGAAGCCTTCGCCGACATGTTCGCTGCGCCGGACATGGCCGCCGCCACGCGGGCCGATTTCAAGCTGACCCAGTCGGCGGGAATCTCCGGGTTCCCCAGCGTCATCCTCCAACAGGCCGACGAGTTCGCGCCGCTGACCGTCGGATACCGCCCTTTCGCTCTCCTGCAGCCGCACCTTCAAGCCTGGATGAACGCGGCCTCGGCCTCATGA